Proteins encoded within one genomic window of Solenopsis invicta isolate M01_SB chromosome 10, UNIL_Sinv_3.0, whole genome shotgun sequence:
- the LOC120358851 gene encoding uncharacterized protein LOC120358851 — protein sequence MPLMHDDEGQASIQTPRQPLVQPAILEPPGYFMPGPEVSRVGMRMPEFSPTDPELWFSIIDRSFQAAGITVDSTKFGYALTAIGPRYTAEVRDIVLNPPEERAYEILKAELIKRLSSSQEHKTRRLLEHEEIGDRKPSQFLRHLRSLAGNVVGDKVLRTIWLSRLPAHIQPHLVTRTEDSLDQVADIADTIMEATRAPPLQVAETTPSSFSRSAGQDDATSLEAKINLQLAQMRLSMQQEMAEQLTAIRKSIEAIGELERGRSHERRYTRPRSRSRSRPRAHGHATNGLCYYHWRFGPDARRCEAPCSSQQQTGNATASR from the coding sequence ATGCCTCTCATGCACGACGACGAGGGACAGGCGTCGATACAGACGCCTAGGCAACCGCTGGTGCAACCTGCGATATTAGAGCCGCCAGGATATTTTATGCCTGGACCTGAGGTGAGCCGCGTGGGCATGCGAATGCCGGAGTTTTCGCCCACGGATCCGGAATTATGGTTTAGCATCATAGACCGGAGTTTTCAAGCCGCAGGAATAACGGTCGATTCGACGAAGTTCGGGTACGCGTTGACGGCAATCGGTCCGCGTTATACCGCCGAGGTGCGAGACATCGTACTGAATCCGCCGGAGGAGCGCGCGTACGAAATATTAAAAGCAGAACTTATTAAACGCCTTAGCTCATCGCAGGAGCATAAGACGCGTCGCTTACTCGAGCACGAGGAGATCGGCGACCGCAAGCCATCACAATTTTTGCGTCATCTTCGTAGCCTCGCCGGCAACGTTGTCGGCGATAAAGTATTGCGAACGATTTGGCTGAGCCGCCTACCCGCTCATATTCAGCCGCATCTAGTGACGCGAACGGAAGATTCGCTGGATCAGGTGGCGGACATCGCGGATACGATTATGGAAGCGACGCGTGCCCCGCCGTTGCAGGTCGCGGAAACGACGCCGTCCTCATTTTCGCGCAGCGCAGGACAGGACGACGCGACATCCTTAGAAGCAAAAATTAACTTGCAATTAGCGCAGATGCGCTTATCGATGCAACAAGAGATGGCAGAGCAGCTGACGGCCATTCGAAAATCTATTGAGGCGATCGGCGAGCTCGAGCGGGGCCGTAGCCACGAGCGACGGTACACACGCCCGCGTTCGCGTTCGCGTTCTCGCCCGCGAGCTCATGGCCATGCAACCAATGGCTTATGCTACTATCATTGGCGTTTCGGCCCAGACGCCAGACGATGCGAGGCTCCATGCTCCTCACAACAGCAAACGGGAAACGCAACGGCCAGTCGTTAA